A region of Beijerinckia sp. 28-YEA-48 DNA encodes the following proteins:
- a CDS encoding tripartite tricarboxylate transporter substrate binding protein has translation MINRRDMIVGAGAAALSSAGLPAFAQGWPDKPLHVYIGFAAGSGADILCRWFTTKMQELSGQTVVMENRPGAVGSIAINVAAKTKPDGANILFTGNTLIAGGKHLLKDFSVDYRTDLDCVCGLVETPFVLVVGTKSKASNVKELLALLKSKQQNRYGYTNPAAMVAGFALKAFAGVQAEAISYRTTADAVGDLESATLDYMIMDGTYAAGQLKAGRLRILGATMEKRINVLPDVPTMQEEGVPDFFFSPWWAVWLPKGSPQEANAKLGELVQRICKMPETVKFLGDMVAMPVVGDAKYVLAKLDADRARWDKLAAAAGLTPQ, from the coding sequence TTGATCAATCGTCGCGACATGATTGTTGGCGCGGGGGCGGCTGCGCTCTCGTCCGCCGGTCTACCGGCTTTCGCGCAAGGCTGGCCGGACAAACCACTGCACGTCTATATCGGCTTTGCCGCCGGCAGCGGCGCCGATATCCTGTGCCGCTGGTTCACGACGAAAATGCAGGAACTCAGCGGCCAGACCGTGGTGATGGAAAACCGGCCGGGCGCGGTCGGTTCGATCGCCATCAATGTCGCGGCCAAGACGAAGCCCGACGGCGCCAACATCCTCTTCACCGGCAATACGCTGATCGCCGGCGGCAAACATCTCCTGAAGGATTTTTCGGTCGATTATCGCACCGATCTCGATTGCGTGTGCGGCCTGGTCGAGACACCGTTCGTGCTGGTCGTCGGCACCAAGTCCAAGGCCAGCAACGTGAAAGAGCTGCTGGCGCTGCTGAAATCGAAACAGCAGAACCGCTATGGCTACACCAACCCAGCGGCGATGGTCGCGGGCTTCGCCCTGAAAGCCTTCGCTGGCGTGCAGGCCGAAGCCATTTCCTACCGCACCACGGCCGATGCGGTGGGCGACCTGGAAAGCGCCACTCTCGATTACATGATCATGGATGGCACCTATGCCGCCGGCCAGCTCAAGGCGGGGCGTCTGCGCATTCTTGGCGCCACCATGGAGAAGCGCATCAATGTGCTGCCCGACGTGCCGACCATGCAGGAAGAGGGCGTGCCGGATTTCTTTTTCAGCCCCTGGTGGGCCGTGTGGCTGCCCAAGGGCTCGCCGCAGGAAGCCAATGCCAAGCTGGGCGAATTGGTCCAACGCATCTGTAAAATGCCCGAAACGGTCAAATTTCTTGGTGACATGGTGGCGATGCCGGTGGTCGGCGATGCCAAATATGTCCTTGCCAAGCTTGATGCCGACCGGGCGCGCTGGGACAAATTGGCCGCGGCCGCCGGATTGACCCCACAATAG
- a CDS encoding tripartite tricarboxylate transporter substrate binding protein — MDRRDVVKGLGAGALSLTVPGGAFAQAENYPAQPMHIYIGFPAGSGADILGRYFTNKLTELTGKTIVVENRPGANSNIALGLVAKAKPDGYSILFSANSNMAGSRYMFKSLPFDTVQDFVPAGTFAQIVFVVVVAADSKLNSIADLTAFLKTTDRAKYGYTNQMGILCAELYKSTTGTKAEPVSYRTAPDALPDVVNGTLDFMVMDGTYAAAQVRSGRLKCLAVTTGQRSDSFPGVQTMQEAGLKDFDLSPWWAAYFPKGTPQPIIDKFSGWLLQIAKTPETAKFLESVGAVPHHDTAKEANARLLSDIEKWAPIVKAANIVPM, encoded by the coding sequence ATGGATCGTAGGGACGTGGTCAAGGGGCTTGGCGCTGGCGCTCTGTCGCTGACGGTGCCGGGCGGGGCGTTCGCTCAAGCTGAGAACTATCCGGCGCAGCCCATGCATATTTACATCGGCTTTCCGGCCGGCAGCGGCGCCGACATTCTCGGCCGCTATTTCACCAACAAGCTGACCGAGCTGACCGGCAAGACGATCGTTGTCGAAAACCGGCCGGGCGCCAACAGCAATATCGCTCTTGGTCTTGTCGCCAAGGCGAAGCCCGATGGCTATTCGATCCTGTTCTCGGCCAATTCGAACATGGCCGGCTCGCGCTATATGTTCAAATCGCTGCCCTTCGACACGGTGCAGGATTTCGTGCCGGCCGGCACCTTCGCGCAGATCGTGTTTGTCGTCGTTGTGGCGGCGGACTCGAAGCTCAATTCGATCGCCGATCTGACGGCTTTCCTGAAGACGACCGACCGGGCCAAATATGGCTACACCAACCAGATGGGCATTCTCTGCGCCGAGCTCTATAAGTCGACGACGGGCACCAAGGCCGAGCCGGTGTCCTATCGCACGGCGCCGGATGCCTTGCCTGACGTTGTCAACGGCACGCTCGACTTCATGGTGATGGACGGCACCTATGCTGCGGCGCAAGTGCGCTCCGGTCGCCTGAAGTGTTTGGCCGTGACCACGGGGCAGCGCAGCGACTCGTTCCCCGGTGTGCAGACCATGCAGGAAGCCGGCTTGAAGGATTTCGATCTGTCGCCGTGGTGGGCTGCTTACTTCCCCAAGGGCACGCCGCAGCCGATCATCGACAAATTCTCCGGCTGGCTGCTGCAGATAGCCAAAACGCCTGAGACGGCGAAGTTTCTTGAGTCAGTCGGTGCGGTGCCGCATCACGACACGGCGAAGGAAGCGAATGCACGTCTCCTCTCCGACATCGAGAAGTGGGCGCCGATCGTCAAGGCCGCGAACATCGTGCCGATGTGA
- a CDS encoding DoxX family protein, whose amino-acid sequence MFGNLNAISPYLLSVLRIVFALVLFSYGTQKILGFPYSARGPEVLSLSWIAGVFELVVGFFLLIGYLSRPAAFILSGLMACAYFIGHAPKDFFPSQNGGVAAILFCFGFLYIVAAGPGPFSVDAWRKARA is encoded by the coding sequence ATGTTTGGTAATCTGAATGCAATCAGCCCGTATTTGCTGAGTGTTTTGCGCATTGTCTTTGCGCTTGTTCTCTTCAGTTATGGCACTCAGAAAATACTCGGATTTCCTTATTCCGCGCGCGGGCCTGAGGTCCTATCTCTGTCTTGGATCGCCGGCGTGTTCGAATTGGTGGTCGGCTTCTTCCTGTTGATTGGATACTTGAGCAGACCGGCGGCCTTTATCCTGTCGGGGCTGATGGCTTGCGCTTATTTCATCGGTCATGCGCCAAAGGATTTCTTCCCCTCGCAAAATGGCGGTGTGGCCGCGATCCTTTTCTGTTTCGGCTTTCTCTACATCGTGGCCGCTGGGCCCGGGCCTTTCAGTGTCGATGCGTGGAGAAAAGCGCGCGCTTGA
- a CDS encoding IclR family transcriptional regulator C-terminal domain-containing protein codes for MKQPINAHTPPKHFKLDSMNAPESKAPERELLGTLANGLAVIKTFADAPSGMSLSDLAKKTGLTRASARRILMTLQNLGYVEAQGRIFKLRPKILELGFSYLSSQGWLGIVRPELTALAAATKLPCNAAVLEDDEVIYLDRVNYDVADRITMTFSIGQRFPAFVTALGRTLLGGMSDRQIDILLAKQTLPPLTPSTLTDKKTLARQIQKDRVQGWSFVRDEHATGLCSIAAPLIDARGTTFAAIGAGWLTGAENPEQVRDRLTAPLLHAVETINRALAQSGFVARENE; via the coding sequence GTGAAACAGCCAATCAACGCTCACACCCCGCCAAAACACTTTAAGCTGGACAGCATGAACGCCCCAGAATCCAAAGCCCCAGAACGAGAGTTACTGGGAACGCTCGCCAACGGCTTGGCTGTCATCAAGACCTTCGCGGATGCGCCATCGGGCATGAGCCTGAGCGACCTGGCGAAAAAAACCGGGCTCACGCGAGCCTCTGCGCGTCGCATTTTAATGACGCTTCAAAACCTCGGCTATGTCGAGGCGCAAGGCCGCATTTTCAAATTGCGGCCCAAGATACTGGAACTGGGGTTTTCCTATCTTTCATCGCAGGGATGGCTCGGCATCGTGCGACCAGAACTTACGGCGTTGGCGGCGGCAACAAAGTTGCCATGCAACGCCGCTGTGCTTGAAGATGATGAGGTCATCTATCTGGATCGTGTCAATTACGATGTCGCCGACCGGATCACGATGACATTCAGCATTGGCCAGCGATTTCCAGCTTTTGTAACTGCACTGGGTCGAACCCTTTTAGGGGGGATGTCTGATCGCCAAATCGACATTCTGCTGGCGAAGCAAACGCTGCCTCCTCTCACGCCTTCCACTCTTACTGACAAAAAGACTTTGGCCAGGCAGATTCAAAAAGATCGCGTACAAGGCTGGTCATTCGTGCGGGACGAGCACGCCACAGGTTTATGTTCGATAGCCGCCCCCCTCATCGATGCGCGAGGAACCACATTCGCGGCGATAGGCGCGGGCTGGCTGACAGGCGCGGAAAATCCCGAACAAGTTCGCGACCGTTTGACGGCTCCCTTGTTGCACGCCGTCGAAACAATAAATCGCGCGCTTGCACAATCTGGCTTCGTAGCCCGTGAAAACGAATGA
- a CDS encoding Xaa-Pro peptidase family protein translates to MNQLFPSAKQPIPSGARATPVLKQYFPGLSLKERDRRWDKARKRMLMAGLDALVFFGNDIFWGAGMANMRYMFQVDSQSGAQALFPLSGKPIVWNGIPHNLRPTHMYLSLQDWVDDFRCNGGVAAVAAQLQEQGLDKARIGLVSFSSTIQTTPTLLHQDALTLQKLLPNAAFIDANWLTQEMRMVKSEEEIGQLRKAGKIARKTIDAMIDAARPGRTEAEVYAAMIHTQIANGGDPNIFNFLASGPVEHSDMELWHLLHGCEQPLSPTTRPLAKGDLIIAEWHTKYGGYRCHTEYTVYLGEKAPPELLDIWKVSVECLEASKQALVAGRTIREAVEMIRRPVERAGIDFVELGFHAMGTASPEFPTVVYKEGYGYDTMNGHGIGDLVLEEGMCFGNNIDLHNSRWKPDVGCMLSDFMVVREKQAECLIGTPIEMAQIAC, encoded by the coding sequence ATGAATCAGCTCTTTCCATCTGCCAAGCAGCCAATTCCGTCCGGGGCCCGCGCGACTCCGGTTTTAAAGCAATATTTTCCTGGGCTTAGCCTCAAGGAGCGAGATCGTCGATGGGACAAGGCGCGTAAGCGCATGTTGATGGCGGGCCTCGATGCGCTGGTGTTCTTCGGCAACGACATCTTCTGGGGCGCTGGCATGGCCAACATGCGCTACATGTTCCAAGTCGACTCGCAGAGCGGCGCTCAAGCGCTGTTTCCGCTTTCTGGCAAACCGATTGTCTGGAACGGCATTCCCCACAATTTGCGGCCGACACATATGTATTTGTCGCTGCAGGATTGGGTGGATGATTTCCGCTGCAATGGTGGCGTGGCCGCCGTTGCAGCGCAGCTGCAGGAGCAGGGCCTCGACAAGGCCCGCATCGGCCTTGTCAGTTTCTCGTCGACAATTCAGACGACGCCGACACTGCTTCACCAGGATGCTCTGACGCTCCAGAAGCTGCTGCCGAATGCCGCCTTCATCGATGCCAATTGGCTGACGCAAGAAATGCGAATGGTGAAGAGCGAAGAGGAGATAGGACAACTTCGCAAGGCCGGGAAAATCGCGCGCAAAACGATCGATGCGATGATCGATGCGGCGCGCCCAGGCCGAACGGAGGCCGAAGTTTATGCGGCGATGATCCATACGCAGATCGCCAACGGTGGCGATCCGAACATTTTCAATTTCCTCGCGTCGGGGCCGGTCGAACATTCCGATATGGAGTTGTGGCATCTGCTGCACGGGTGTGAACAGCCCCTATCTCCGACAACGCGGCCGTTGGCGAAAGGCGATCTCATCATCGCCGAATGGCACACGAAGTATGGCGGCTATCGTTGCCACACGGAATATACGGTCTATCTCGGAGAAAAAGCGCCGCCGGAGCTGCTCGATATCTGGAAAGTGTCCGTCGAGTGCCTTGAAGCGAGCAAGCAAGCACTCGTTGCCGGCAGAACAATACGGGAAGCCGTAGAAATGATCCGGCGGCCTGTCGAGCGTGCGGGGATCGACTTCGTCGAGCTTGGTTTCCACGCCATGGGAACGGCATCGCCGGAATTTCCGACCGTGGTCTACAAGGAGGGCTATGGCTACGACACCATGAACGGTCACGGCATCGGAGACCTGGTTCTCGAAGAGGGCATGTGCTTTGGCAACAATATCGACCTGCACAATTCACGATGGAAGCCCGATGTGGGCTGCATGCTCTCCGATTTCATGGTGGTGAGGGAAAAGCAGGCGGAATGCCTGATCGGAACGCCAATCGAGATGGCTCAGATCGCCTGTTGA
- a CDS encoding ABC transporter substrate-binding protein: protein MTFYRDIASYLLAFVLAFNLAPAMAQEPLRLRLGVGPSCVEEVMCLMKARPDLTPGQGKDYLLDITPFRAGDIRFQAYVAGQIDGGTTSFSTLMLSALKGIRTTTVAAISKESNRTYSTSFLSLTEGGINSAKDLKGKVIGIPGLRNTFELIARAELSKIGLNPDRDVRLVVVPTQVMEQALRDQKISIGAFVQPFYANAIAGGGVKVLFNSINTLGLAEEFNIFFQPEFLKSHDRVIRSFLSDFVASTKYYIANTGKARKALLASKMVEIPASVFIGMANLEPVPDARPSPADWEKMQDWMFKLGFMDQKVDINSMIDTSYLPN, encoded by the coding sequence ATGACGTTTTATCGTGACATAGCCAGCTATCTGCTTGCGTTTGTTCTTGCTTTCAATCTTGCGCCAGCGATGGCGCAAGAGCCATTGAGGCTTCGGCTGGGTGTCGGTCCAAGCTGCGTTGAGGAGGTTATGTGTCTCATGAAAGCCCGGCCGGATCTCACGCCGGGGCAAGGGAAAGACTATCTCTTGGATATCACGCCTTTCCGTGCCGGTGACATTCGCTTTCAGGCTTATGTCGCTGGGCAGATCGACGGCGGAACAACCAGCTTCTCAACGCTCATGCTATCGGCCTTAAAAGGTATTCGGACGACCACGGTTGCCGCTATCTCGAAAGAGAGCAACAGAACCTATTCGACATCGTTTCTGAGTTTAACCGAAGGCGGTATAAATTCGGCGAAAGATCTCAAGGGCAAGGTCATAGGAATTCCTGGCCTGCGCAATACTTTCGAGCTGATCGCGCGCGCCGAGCTGAGCAAAATTGGCCTCAATCCTGATCGCGATGTTCGTTTGGTTGTCGTCCCCACGCAAGTGATGGAGCAGGCACTGCGAGATCAAAAGATTAGTATTGGCGCCTTCGTGCAGCCCTTCTATGCGAACGCGATCGCTGGTGGCGGCGTGAAGGTTTTGTTTAATTCCATCAACACGCTTGGGCTTGCCGAAGAGTTCAACATTTTCTTCCAGCCCGAATTTCTAAAATCACATGACAGGGTAATCCGCTCGTTTTTGAGCGACTTTGTCGCGTCCACGAAATACTACATCGCCAATACGGGGAAAGCTCGGAAGGCGCTGCTGGCGAGCAAGATGGTTGAGATCCCAGCGTCGGTCTTTATCGGTATGGCCAACCTCGAGCCCGTTCCAGACGCACGACCGTCACCAGCCGACTGGGAGAAGATGCAGGATTGGATGTTCAAGCTTGGGTTCATGGATCAGAAGGTCGACATTAATTCGATGATCGACACGAGCTACCTGCCAAACTGA
- a CDS encoding cupin domain-containing protein — translation MSSPEVAPNLHRVVTGHDAGGTAIVILDDDAQNARLFEGGTVSRLVWSTDRTPADIRMGTSIEDAGARRLATAPPPNGSRFAVIDFAPYSIGPMHRTETLDYVLVLSGDVEMQLDNTCISLKAGDVLVQRGTNHSWINKTDQWARVAFVLLDANPLGIGRPITGNQSPVE, via the coding sequence ATGAGTTCCCCGGAAGTCGCACCGAACCTTCATCGTGTTGTTACCGGCCATGATGCGGGCGGTACCGCGATCGTCATTCTCGATGACGATGCCCAAAATGCGCGCCTGTTTGAAGGGGGTACCGTCTCTCGCCTGGTTTGGAGTACGGACCGAACGCCAGCGGATATTCGGATGGGGACAAGCATCGAGGATGCGGGCGCGCGCCGGTTGGCCACTGCTCCGCCTCCCAATGGATCTCGCTTCGCGGTGATTGATTTCGCGCCATATTCCATTGGTCCCATGCATCGCACCGAGACGCTCGACTATGTGCTGGTCCTCTCCGGAGACGTTGAGATGCAACTGGATAACACGTGTATTTCTCTTAAAGCAGGAGACGTGCTTGTGCAGAGAGGAACCAATCATTCTTGGATCAACAAGACAGATCAATGGGCGCGCGTTGCATTTGTTCTGCTTGATGCCAATCCGCTCGGCATAGGCCGACCGATCACCGGTAATCAGTCCCCCGTTGAGTAG
- a CDS encoding FeoA domain-containing protein encodes MGEEIDTRQHMPLGQARRGYRGIIQHLDTAGVSSALSDLELESRLLELGFVEGARVEILHEGIVGRDPIAVRVDNVTIAVRRREAMAIIVSDLTGL; translated from the coding sequence ATGGGCGAAGAGATCGATACGCGTCAGCACATGCCGTTGGGGCAGGCCCGGCGCGGCTATCGCGGCATTATTCAACACCTGGACACGGCGGGCGTCAGTTCGGCGCTCTCGGACCTTGAGCTCGAAAGCCGGTTGCTCGAACTGGGTTTCGTCGAGGGCGCCAGGGTTGAGATTTTGCACGAAGGGATCGTTGGACGCGATCCGATCGCGGTGCGTGTCGACAACGTCACGATCGCCGTGCGCCGGCGCGAAGCCATGGCCATTATCGTTTCTGATCTGACTGGACTGTGA
- a CDS encoding ferrous iron transporter B — protein MEPPQMHLALVGTPNSGKTSLFNALTGSRQKVANYPGVTVERKEGSFVTPKGRQVSLVDLPGTYSLRGRSPDEEITRDFVLGRVSGESLPDLVLCVADSTNLRLTIRLLLELKSAGRPLALVLNMFDIATRRGVSVNVPLLAERLGVPVVTSIAIRKGGTADLLRLTDDLLIQAAAGHASSWEPLTVAQLRGLQRDADRIIAETISLPARPDTWTARIDAVVLHPVAGLLILALILFVMFQAVFAWAQPLMQLLSSSFDWVGQFIHDTLPAGLLQSFLQNGVISGVGSVIVFLPQIIIIFLFILLLEDFGYMSRAAFLMDRIMGGAGLHGRAFIPLLSSFACAIPGIMATRVIDNRRDRLTTILIAPLMTCSARIPVYTLIISAFIPQKMIGGWVNLQGLVMFGLYAAGIASALCVSFLIKFFMLRDYAPAPFMLELPDYKMPRLRSILIGVYTRAKAFLQRAGTTIFAMMVLIWFLASFPQPPVGATEPAIDYSLAAMIGKAIEPLLTPIGFNWQIAVALIPGMAAREVAVAALGTVYAIEGGKEAAEQIGQVLATQWSLATALSLLAWYIFAPQCASTLAVIRRETGSWKWMVITFLYMLVLAYAASLLVYNVAKSLGAG, from the coding sequence ATGGAACCCCCTCAGATGCATCTTGCCCTGGTGGGCACGCCGAACAGCGGCAAGACGTCTTTGTTCAATGCGCTGACCGGCAGCCGGCAGAAGGTCGCCAATTATCCGGGCGTCACCGTCGAGCGTAAGGAAGGCTCGTTCGTCACCCCGAAGGGCCGCCAGGTTTCGCTGGTTGATCTGCCTGGCACCTATTCGCTGCGCGGCCGCAGCCCTGATGAGGAAATTACTCGCGACTTCGTGCTTGGCCGTGTCAGCGGCGAGTCCCTGCCGGACCTGGTGCTGTGCGTCGCCGATTCAACCAATCTGCGGCTGACGATCCGCCTGCTGCTGGAACTCAAGAGCGCCGGCCGGCCGTTGGCGCTGGTGTTGAACATGTTCGACATCGCGACGCGCCGGGGCGTGAGCGTGAACGTGCCGCTGCTGGCGGAGCGGCTCGGCGTGCCCGTCGTCACATCGATCGCGATCCGCAAGGGCGGCACCGCGGATCTGTTACGGTTGACCGACGATCTTTTGATCCAGGCCGCGGCGGGCCACGCAAGCTCCTGGGAACCGTTGACGGTGGCGCAATTGCGCGGGCTGCAACGCGACGCCGATCGCATCATCGCCGAGACGATCAGCCTGCCGGCGCGCCCCGACACATGGACCGCGCGGATCGATGCGGTCGTGCTGCATCCGGTCGCTGGCCTGCTGATCCTGGCCCTGATCCTCTTCGTCATGTTTCAGGCGGTGTTCGCCTGGGCGCAGCCTTTGATGCAATTGCTGTCGTCGAGCTTCGATTGGGTAGGGCAGTTCATTCACGACACATTGCCGGCCGGGTTGCTGCAGAGCTTCTTGCAGAATGGTGTGATCTCGGGCGTTGGCAGCGTCATCGTGTTTCTGCCGCAGATCATCATCATCTTCCTGTTCATCCTGCTCTTGGAAGACTTCGGCTATATGTCGCGCGCGGCCTTTCTGATGGATCGCATCATGGGCGGCGCCGGGTTGCATGGCCGCGCGTTCATTCCGCTGCTGTCGAGTTTTGCCTGCGCCATTCCCGGCATCATGGCGACGCGGGTGATCGACAATCGCCGCGATCGGCTGACCACCATTCTGATCGCGCCGCTGATGACCTGTTCAGCCCGCATTCCCGTCTACACATTGATCATCTCGGCATTCATTCCGCAGAAGATGATCGGGGGATGGGTCAATTTGCAGGGGCTGGTGATGTTTGGCCTTTATGCGGCGGGCATCGCTAGCGCGCTCTGCGTGTCGTTTCTGATCAAGTTCTTCATGCTGCGCGACTATGCGCCGGCGCCTTTCATGCTGGAACTGCCCGACTATAAGATGCCGCGCCTGCGCAGCATCTTGATCGGCGTGTATACGCGGGCGAAGGCCTTCCTGCAGCGCGCCGGTACGACGATCTTCGCCATGATGGTGCTGATCTGGTTCCTGGCCTCGTTCCCGCAGCCGCCAGTCGGCGCGACGGAACCGGCGATCGACTACAGCTTGGCGGCGATGATCGGCAAGGCGATCGAACCGCTGCTGACGCCGATTGGCTTCAACTGGCAGATCGCCGTGGCGCTGATCCCGGGCATGGCGGCGCGCGAAGTGGCGGTTGCCGCGCTCGGCACCGTTTACGCGATCGAGGGCGGCAAGGAAGCGGCGGAGCAGATCGGCCAGGTCCTGGCGACCCAGTGGAGCCTGGCGACGGCGCTGTCCTTGCTTGCCTGGTACATTTTCGCGCCGCAATGCGCCTCGACCCTGGCGGTTATTCGCCGCGAAACCGGGAGCTGGAAATGGATGGTGATCACCTTCCTTTACATGCTCGTGCTGGCTTATGCGGCGAGCTTGCTCGTCTATAATGTCGCCAAGTCCCTCGGCGCAGGCTGA
- a CDS encoding Ku protein, translating into MAAPARPYWKGYLQLSLVSCPISLYTAASSSERVGFRQINKQTGNRLRQQLIDEVTQKPVGAEDKGRGYEYAKGVYLQVEDEELDAIAIESSHMIGVDRFVPRSQIDERYLESPYYIVPNDKVGQEAFAVIREAMRVKDMVALGRVVLAKRERVIMLQPWGKGILGETLRYDYEIRNADEYFDDISDIKIKKEMLDLAQHIVASKTGDFNPKEFRDEYEEAVVEMLKKKQAGAPVPKDRPAAAPSNVVDLMQALRRSIGQSAPAAKVEAAKPAKTETKKAGKRSKAIPGQRELLLPITGSGKGKVAAESVAEPKKASGKPAATRRKAS; encoded by the coding sequence GTGGCTGCACCCGCACGTCCCTATTGGAAGGGCTATCTTCAGCTCTCGCTCGTTTCGTGCCCGATTTCGCTTTACACGGCGGCGTCCTCATCGGAGCGCGTCGGGTTCCGGCAAATCAATAAGCAGACCGGCAATCGGCTGCGCCAACAACTCATCGACGAAGTGACACAGAAGCCTGTCGGCGCCGAGGACAAGGGCCGTGGCTATGAATATGCCAAGGGCGTCTATCTCCAGGTTGAAGACGAAGAGCTTGATGCGATTGCCATCGAGAGCAGCCATATGATCGGCGTCGATCGTTTCGTGCCGCGTTCCCAGATCGACGAGCGTTACCTCGAGAGTCCTTATTACATCGTGCCCAATGACAAAGTGGGGCAGGAGGCTTTCGCAGTCATCCGCGAGGCGATGCGCGTCAAGGATATGGTGGCGCTTGGTCGCGTTGTCCTGGCCAAGCGCGAGCGGGTCATCATGCTGCAGCCGTGGGGCAAGGGCATTTTGGGCGAGACCCTGCGCTACGATTATGAGATCCGCAACGCCGACGAATATTTCGACGATATCTCCGATATCAAGATCAAGAAGGAGATGCTCGATCTGGCGCAGCACATCGTGGCGTCGAAGACAGGCGATTTCAATCCGAAGGAATTTCGCGACGAGTATGAAGAAGCCGTCGTTGAAATGCTGAAGAAGAAACAGGCCGGCGCGCCAGTGCCGAAAGATCGGCCCGCGGCGGCGCCAAGCAATGTCGTTGATCTGATGCAGGCGTTGCGGCGTAGCATCGGCCAGAGTGCCCCCGCCGCGAAGGTCGAGGCGGCGAAGCCCGCGAAGACGGAAACGAAGAAAGCCGGCAAGCGCAGCAAGGCCATTCCAGGCCAGCGCGAACTGCTGCTGCCGATCACGGGCAGCGGCAAAGGCAAGGTGGCGGCTGAAAGCGTGGCGGAGCCGAAGAAGGCTTCCGGCAAGCCAGCCGCGACGCGGCGCAAGGCGAGCTGA
- a CDS encoding DUF1236 domain-containing protein, translated as MRNKHLMATAIVAVLAFPVLAHAQGVVGGAESGAREGNRAAGPVGGVVGGVVGGVTGGVAGLIGGDQRPRFHEYVVTQRRPSYVYREELRDGVVLPSEGLQYYDVPPEYGPSTYRYTVVNNHIVLVDPATRRIVQIID; from the coding sequence ATGAGAAACAAACACCTGATGGCAACGGCTATCGTTGCAGTGCTTGCATTTCCTGTTCTCGCTCACGCGCAAGGTGTCGTTGGCGGAGCTGAAAGTGGCGCACGTGAAGGTAATAGAGCGGCTGGCCCAGTCGGCGGTGTTGTTGGCGGCGTCGTCGGAGGCGTCACAGGTGGCGTCGCCGGATTGATCGGTGGCGATCAACGGCCGCGTTTCCACGAATATGTCGTGACGCAAAGACGACCGTCTTATGTCTATCGCGAGGAGCTTCGCGATGGTGTTGTTCTGCCGTCCGAAGGCCTCCAATATTACGACGTACCGCCCGAATATGGTCCGAGCACTTATCGCTATACGGTGGTGAACAATCATATCGTTCTGGTTGATCCTGCGACACGCCGGATCGTCCAGATCATCGACTAA
- a CDS encoding alpha/beta hydrolase, whose translation MTRIVRRDITVKTIDQVTIAVREVRGDETSTQGTPILLMHGTRVPGISEFDLPVENGSVAETLALSGHDSFIPDARGFGRSDRPAAMSQPPGASRPLARCLEITRDVDATVDAMRETCGVDKVALLGWGVGATLILMYAALWPEKVSHLVLYNPLYGGASEHARYRGAQLADPNNPLRFNVEKFGGYNFNTLDHLLEKWDTSIPLANKDEWRDPAVAKAFVQALSDGDPTTLSRDPPTFRSPNGMLEDSFYIGIGEKLVHANQVSCKVLIVRGELDYFSRVEDVDELQRDLVNAEQVRRWEPKNATHYVLLDRPERGRDATLSQIVDFLRS comes from the coding sequence GTGACGCGTATCGTTCGTCGGGACATCACGGTAAAGACAATCGACCAGGTCACGATCGCGGTTCGCGAAGTCCGTGGTGACGAAACCTCGACCCAGGGCACGCCGATCCTTCTGATGCATGGCACGCGTGTGCCCGGGATCAGCGAGTTCGACCTTCCGGTCGAAAATGGCTCGGTGGCCGAGACCCTGGCGCTTTCAGGGCACGACAGCTTCATTCCCGATGCGCGCGGCTTTGGCCGTTCCGATCGCCCCGCCGCCATGTCACAGCCGCCAGGCGCTTCACGGCCACTGGCACGCTGCCTTGAAATCACCCGCGACGTTGACGCTACAGTGGACGCGATGCGCGAAACCTGCGGGGTCGACAAAGTCGCTTTGCTGGGCTGGGGTGTCGGCGCGACGCTCATCCTTATGTACGCGGCGCTTTGGCCGGAGAAGGTCAGCCATCTCGTTCTCTATAACCCGCTCTATGGCGGCGCTTCCGAACATGCGCGTTATCGCGGCGCGCAACTGGCCGATCCCAACAACCCTCTGCGCTTCAATGTCGAGAAGTTCGGCGGCTATAATTTCAACACGCTCGATCATCTGCTTGAGAAATGGGACACGTCGATCCCTCTCGCCAACAAGGATGAATGGCGCGATCCTGCTGTCGCCAAGGCTTTCGTCCAAGCTCTCAGCGATGGTGATCCAACCACCTTGAGCCGCGATCCCCCGACCTTCCGCAGCCCAAATGGCATGCTCGAAGACAGTTTCTATATTGGCATCGGCGAGAAACTCGTCCATGCCAACCAAGTGTCCTGCAAGGTCCTCATCGTCCGAGGGGAGCTGGACTATTTTTCCCGCGTCGAAGATGTCGACGAACTGCAACGTGATCTCGTCAACGCAGAGCAGGTGCGCCGATGGGAGCCAAAGAATGCGACACACTACGTGTTGCTCGATCGCCCGGAACGGGGGCGAGACGCAACTTTATCGCAGATCGTCGATTTTCTACGGAGCTAG